One genomic region from Lates calcarifer isolate ASB-BC8 unplaced genomic scaffold, TLL_Latcal_v3 _unitig_624_quiver_1973, whole genome shotgun sequence encodes:
- the LOC108879324 gene encoding mitochondrial Rho GTPase 1-A — MSLVSEEFPDVVPYRAEEITIPADVTPERVPTHIVDYSEAEQTDEQLFQEISKANVICIVYSVNNKKSIEKVTSHWIPLITENTDKDSRVPLILVGNKSDLVEHSSMETILPIMNQYSEIETCVECSAKNLKNISELFYYAQKAVLHPTGPLYCPEKKDMKPLCVKALTRIFKVSDLDNDGILNDNELNFFQRTCFNTPLEPQALEDVKNVVRKNLNDGVCDNGLTLKGFLFLHTLFIQRGRHETTWTVLRRFGYDDDLELNQDYLFPPLKIPPDCTTELNHNAYLFLQSIFDKHDKDRDCALSPEELRDLFDVFPYMPWGPDVNNTVCTNDQGWITYQGYLSQWTLTTYLDVQRCLEYLGYLGYSIIAEQESQASGITVTRDKKIDLQKKQTQRSVFRCNVFGDIGSGKSGFLQAFLGRDLMRQKMIREEHRSYYAISTTYVYGQEKYLLLHEVFPDIDYLSDADMACDIVCLIYDVSNPYSFEYCAKVFKQYFMDSKTPCMMIAAKSDLPEIKQMYGCSPLEFCRRHKMPPPQSFTCNTAAAPSRDIYTKLATMAMYPHARLRCMCTCNRCTFCLCQNFLNSELLQTVRAKLYAVVLRRHVSQADLKSSTFWLRASVGATVFAVLGFTMYRVLLKPR, encoded by the exons ATGTCCCTGGTCAGCGAGGAGTTCCCAGATGTG GTGCCCTATCGAGCTGAGGAAATCACCATACCTGCAGATGTCACACCAGAGAGAGTTCCAACACACATTGTGGACTATTCAG aggcagagcagacaGATGAGCAGCTGTTTCAGGAGATCTCCAAG GCAAATGTGATTTGCATTGTCTACTCTGTCAACAACAAGAAGTCCATAGAGAAG GTGACCAGCCACTGGATTCCCCTCATTACTGAGAACACGGACAAGGACAGCAG GGTACCGCTGATCCTGGTGGGGAACAAGTCGGACCTGGTGGAGCACAGCAGCATGGAGACCATACTACCCATAATGAACCAATACAGTGAGATAGAGACTTGTGTTGAG TGTTCGGCAAAGAACctgaaaaacatctcagagCTGTTCTACTACGCCCAGAAAGCAGTTCTGCACCCCACCGGTCCCCTCTACTGTCCAGAGAAAAAAGAT ATGAAGCCGCTTTGTGTAAAAGCTCTCACCCGAATCTTCAAAGTGTCGGACCTAGACAACGATGGGATTCTCAATGATAATGAGCTCAACTTCTTCCAG CGGACATGCTTCAACACCCCACTGGAACCTCAGGCGTTGGAGGATGTGAAAAACGTGGTGAGGAAGAATTTGAATGATGGAGTGTGTGATAACGGACTCACTCTGAAAG GTTTCCTGTTCCTCCACACCCTGTTCATTCAGCGAGGTCGTCATGAAACAACCTGGACAGTGCTGAGGAGGTTCGGATACGACGATGACCTGGAGTTAAATCAGGACTACCTCTTCCCACC ATTGAAAATTCCTCCAGACTGCACCACTGAGCTCAACCACAATGCCTACCTCTTCCTCCAGAGCATCTTTGACAAACATGACAAG gACCGTGACTGTGCCTTGTCaccagaggagctgagggacctgtttgatgtttttcccTACATGCCCTGGGGTCCAGATGTCAATAACACAGTTTGCACTAATGACCAGGGTTGGATCACCTACCAGGGCTATCTCTCCCAGTGGAC GCTAACAACATATCTTGACGTCCAACGATGCCTGGAGTATTTAGGTTACCTTGGTTACTCAATAATTGCTGAGCAGGAGTCCCAAGCATCAGGAATTACAG TGACCAGAGATAAGAAGATTGACCTGCAGAAGAAGCAGACCCAGCGCAGCGTCTTTCGCTGTAATGTCTTTGGAGACATTGGCAGCGGCAAGAGTGGTTTCCTCCAGGCTTTCCTGGGCAGAGACCTCATG cgCCAAAAAATGATTAGAGAGGAACACAGATCCTACTATGCCATCAGTACAACATATGTTTACGGGCAGGAGAAGTACCTTCTT CTTCATGAAGTGTTCCCTGACATTGACTATCTATCTGATGCTGACATGGCCTGTGACATTGTCTGCCTGATCTATGATGTTAGCAACCCTTACTCCTTTGAATACTGCGCCAAAGTCTTCAAG caATACTTCATGGACAGCAAGACACCATGTATGATGATAGCAGCCAAATCAGACCTGCCAGAGATCAAACAGATGTACGGCTGCAGTCCTCTGGAGTTCTGTAGGAGGCACAAGATGCCACCTCCCCAGTCCTTCACCTgtaacacagctgcagcaccCAGCAGAGATATCTACACCAAACTTGCCACTATGGCCATGTACCC CCACGCCCGGCTGCGCTGCATGTGCACTTGTAACCGGTGCACCTTCTGCTTGTGTCAGAACTTCCTCAACTCTGAACTGCTGCAGACGGTCAGGGCCAAACTCTACGCTGTCGTACTCAGAAG